The Maylandia zebra isolate NMK-2024a linkage group LG7, Mzebra_GT3a, whole genome shotgun sequence genome contains a region encoding:
- the rpl17 gene encoding large ribosomal subunit protein uL22, which produces MVRYSLDPENPTKSCKSRGSNLRVHFKNTRETAQAIKGMHIRKANKYLRDVIVKHQCVPFRRYNGGVGRCAQAKQHGWTQGRWPKKSAEFLLHMLKNAESNAELKGLDVDSLVIEHIQVNKAPKMRRRTYRAHGRINPYMSSPCHIEMILTEKEQIVPKPEEEVAQKKKVSQKKLKKQKLMARE; this is translated from the exons ATGGTCCGCTACTCTCTCGACCCCGAGAACCCGACTAAAT cATGCAAGTCGAGGGGATCCAACCTCCGGGTGCACTTCAAG AACACCCGTGAGACGGCCCAGGCCATCAAAGGCATGCACATTCGCAAAGCCAACAAGTACCTGAGGGACGTCATCGTCAAGCACCAGTGCGTCCCCTTCCGCCGCTACAACGGCGGCGTTGGCCGCTGTGCTCAG gcCAAACAGCACGGCTGGACCCAGGGACGCTGGCCCAAGAAGAGTGCCGAGTTCCTCCTGCACATGCTCAAGAATGCCGAGAGCAACGCTGAGCTGAAG GGTCTGGACGTGGACTCTCTGGTCATTGAGCACATCCAGGTAAACAAGGCGCCAAAGATGAGGAGGCGTACGTACCGCGCCCACGGCCGCATCAACCCCTACATGAGCTCGCCGTGCCACATTGAGATGATCCTGACAGAAAAGGAGCAGATCGTCCCCAAGCCCGAGGAGGAGGTCGCCCAGAAGAAAAAG gtttcacagaagaagctgaagaagcagAAGCTGATGGCACGCGAGTAA
- the nkx6.1 gene encoding homeobox protein Nkx-6.1, whose translation MLAAGPMDGSRQSAFLLSTPPLAALHSMTEMKTPLYPAYPLSSGGPASSTSPATTSPNPGGMAAASPGIKSSTGPSSGLGSPQQCSSATPHGINDILNRPCATSAGASASSSAGILTGLPRFSSLSPPPPPGLYFSPSAAAVAVARYPKPLADLPGRTPIFWPGVMQSPHWRDARFACSPHQSSVLLDKDGKRKHTRPTFSGQQIFALEKTFEQTKYLAGPERARLAYSLGMTESQVKVWFQNRRTKWRKKHAAEMASAKKKQDSETERLKGTSDNEDEDDEYNKPLDPNSDDEKITQLLKKHKPASSALLLHAPDTDSS comes from the exons ATGTTAGCGGCGGGTCCGATGGACGGGTCCCGTCAGAGCGCCTTCCTCCTCAGCACGCCCCCCCTGGCTGCTCTGCATAGCATGACCGAGATGAAGACCCCGCTGTACCCGGCCTACCCGCTCTCCTCCGGTGGCCCCGCCTCCTCTACCTCACCGGCTACCACCTCCCCGAACCCGGGCGGCATGGCCGCAGCCTCCCCGGGCATCAAGAGCTCCACCGGCCCGTCCTCCGGGCTCGGCTCCCCGCAACAGTGCTCCTCTGCCACCCCGCACGGAATTAACGACATCCTGAACCGGCCCTGCGCCACCTCCGCCGGGgcctccgcctcctcctccgCGGGGATCCTGACGGGTCTGCCCAGGTTCAGCAGCCTCAGCCCGCCGCCTCCCCCCGGGCTCTACTTCAGCCCCTCCGCGGCCGCCGTGGCCGTGGCCCGGTACCCGAAGCCCCTGGCGGACCTGCCAGGCAGGACGCCCATCTTCTGGCCGGGGGTGATGCAGAGCCCCCACTGGAGGGACGCTAGGTTCGCGTGCTCGCCCC ATCAGAGCTCTGTCTTATTGGACAAAGACGGCAAACGGAAGCACACGCGGCCCACGTTCTCCGGGCAGCAGATCTTCGCCCTGGAAAAAACTTTCGAACAAACGAAATATCTGGCGGGCCCCGAGAGAGCCCGGCTGGCCTACTCCCTGGGCATGACCGAGAGCCAGGTCAAG GTGTGGTTCCAGAACCGGAGGACGAAGTGGCGGAAGAAGCACGCGGCAGAGATGGCCTCCGCCAAGAAGAAGCAGGACTCTGAGACGGAGCGGCTCAAGGGCACTTCGGACAACGAAGACGAGGACGACGAGTACAACAAGCCGCTGGACCCGAACTCCGACGACGAGAAAATCACACAGCTGCTCAAGAAACACAAGCCCGCGAGCTCCGCGCTGCTGTTGCACGCGCCCGACACGGACAGCTCCTAA
- the LOC106675365 gene encoding uncharacterized protein LOC106675365, translating into MSIKRKVFKTEYFQKQQKKYSEHCCVPLCSASAKFNGILSFHGVPTHSDLRRQWLVNIHHFTITSHTRVCSRHFASDQLIEPTTLDGRRRLIKGAVPTLFEWNGYKVEPPRRSVWERTERRLELVPPDDQEEQSLTRDHDYCSVPEPSALDISASAAEDLSKDVETLRKEIQELRVQREFGLQRFAGSDTDIRFYTRFPSYDHLMAFWFLIEPCIYKMIQVSRAKSAANRNEEVLTRARTSTRQLLQPIDEFFLFLVFLSVGLKERDLAHRFSIHQSTVSRIIATWTIFLATALGSQCIWLTCADALPL; encoded by the exons ATGAGTATAAAAAGGAAAGtatttaaaacagaatattttcaaaaacagcagaagaaataCTCCGAGCATTGCTGTGTCCCACTTTGTTCGGCTTCAGCCAAATTTAACGGCATACTAAGTTTTCATGGTGTTCCGACCCATTCTGACTTGAGAAGACAATGGCTGGTAAACATACATCATTTCACAATTACCTCTCACACCAGGGTCTGCAGCAGACATTTCGCCAGTGATCAACTCATAGAGCCAACAACCCTTGATGGTCGAAGGAGGCTTATTAAAGGTGCTGTACCAACACTTTTTGAGTGGAATGGCTATAAAGTTGAACCACCGCGGCGTAGTGTTTGGGAGAGAACGGAGCGACGCCTTGAACTAGTTCCTCCTGACGATCAAGAAGAGCAAAGTCTTACAAGAGATCATGACTACTGCTCAGTCCCTGAGCCGTCTGCATTGGACATATCTGCATCAGCTGCAGAAGACCTGTCCAAAGACGTGGAGACTCTGAGGAAGGAAATACAGGAGTTACGTGTCCAGCGAGAATTTGGGTTACAGCGTTTTGCTGGCTCCGACACTGACATCCGATTCTATACCAG ATTTCCAAGCTATGATCATTTGATGGCATTTTGGTTTTTGATTGAGCCTTGCATCTATAAAATGATCCAGGTTTCAAGAGCCAAGTCAGCTGCCAATAGGAACGAAGAAGTGTTGACACGTGCACGCACATCAACA AGGCAGCTGCTACAGCCAATTGACGAGTTCTTTCTTTTCCTGGTTTTCCTGTCAGTTGGTTTGAAGGAGAGGGACCTGGCACATCGATTTAGCATACACCAGTCCACAGTGAGCCGCATTATTGCAACATGGACAATTTTTCTTGCCACTGCACTGGGGTCTCAATGCATCTGGCTTACATGTGCAGACGCGCTACCTCTCTGA